A region of the Nocardia nova SH22a genome:
ACATTCGCCAGCCACCCCGGCGCCCGCGACGACCCCCCGTTCGACGCGGTCACCAGATAATCCGCCCCGTCCCGCGCATAGGTCAGCGCACTGGTCCGCGCCTGCCCCGTCTTCCGCCCCACCGTCCGCAACAACAACGTCGGATTCCCGAACAACAACCGATGCCCCACATACCCATCGGACTTCTCATAAACCCACTGATGCACCCGCAAAGCAGTAGCGAACACCCCGGCCATCCCATACCTCCCTGCAGCCAACCCCGTCCCCCAACCCTAGCGGCCCCAACCCACCCCGCCCCCTCCTCCGAAACAGCCGCACCCCGTGCAAGCGCCGATATGGTCCGGTCCGGAGCCTGCGACGAACAACGGAGTATTCCGAGGACCGTCCGACGCCACTCACGGCCGAAACACATCCCTCACGTTCGGGACACCGAATATGCCCCGGCAACAGCCACTTTCGCCGCCGCCGACACCACAACCGGATCCCTGCTGGGCGTTTCTCCACGAGACCCGGTAGCATCCCCCAAGCCCGCACGTTTGTCGCGGTCGGGGGCGGTAGCTCAGTCGGTTAGAGCCGCGGACTCATAATCCGCTGGTCGTGGGTTCGAGCCCCACCCGCCCCACTCGATGATCAAGCCGCAGGTGCTGGATTCTCGGCGCTGCGGGACCGGGGGCGGTGTCTCGATGGCCGCTGGATCCCTTGGTAGGGCACGGTGATGTTGTCCGTTTCTCGCCAGCATGACCGGTGCGAGGTCCCTACTGTCGACCCATGACCACCGACAACAAGACGATCGTTCAGGCGGCGTGGCGGGCGTTCGCCAGTCATGATGCGGAGCGGATCGGCGCGTGCTTCACACCTGATGCCGAATGGCTGGCTCCGGCGGGGAATGCGACTGCGGTTGCGCTCGATGCGCCCAGTCATATGGTCGGGCGGCAGGCCATTACGCACTTTCTCGCGAACGAGTTCTCGCGGCTGTTCGTCAGTGATGTTGCCGTGGAGTTCAACGGGTTCTACGCGGAGGGGGATCGGGTGATCGTCGAGGAGACGATGAGTGCGACGCTGGCGAACGGGAACACCTACCGCAACGACTACTGCTTCGTGTTCGAGTTGCGGGATGGTTTGATCCATCGGGTGCGTGAATACATGGACACCGCGCGTGGTCATCGTGACGTCTTCGGTGGTGAGACAGCCGGTGTCATCGAGGGGGCGTCGATCGGGTGAGGAATGGCCGCCTGCGTTCGCAACGCAGTGGATCGCCGTCTGCGGGACTCTCCATCGGGGCGATGGAATCGATTGTTCGGCAGGAGATCCGAGTTATCGCGGGGTTGGTAGTGTGGATTCGGTCTCGGCCGCACCGATGAATTCTGTGTGGGCCCGCCGTCGATATCCCTGAACACACCGGAAGCGGTGAGCCTGTGCTGAGACGATCTCAGCTCGGGAGGAACCAGGGAGGCAATGATGAGCGTCGGCGAATTCGGGCCGAAACGAGCGAGTGAGCGGGGGATCCGGTGAGTGACGTCAGGGTGCTGGTGGCGGGGGCGAGTATCGCGGGGCCAGCGCTGGCTCATTGGCTTCGCCGTCGCGGAGCCGAGGTGACCGTGGTCGAGCGGGCGCCCGAGCTGCGGCCCGGTGGGCAGGCGGTGGACGCGCGCGGGGTGACCAAGGAGGTCATCGGGCGAATGGGGCTGGACGCCGCGGTGCGCGCGGCCCGCACCGAGACCGCGGGCGCCTACACCGTGGACCAGGACGGGACTGTGCTGCAGACCTTCCGCGCGGACGACGACGGTGGCGACGGACTCATCGCGGAGATCGAGATTCTGCGCGGCGACCTGTCCCGGGTCCTCTACGACGACACCCGCGACGGCGTCGAGTACATCTTCGGTGACCGGATCGCCGAACTCACCCAGGACGCGGACGGCGTCGATGTGACCTTCGCGGGCGGTGATCGGCGGCGGTTCGACCTGGTGATCGGGGCGGACGGGCTGCACTCGGCGCTGCGCGCGCTGGTCTTCGGGCCGCGCGAGCGGTTCCTCCGCCATCTCGGGCTCGTGCTGGCTTTCTACACCGTGCCCAACGAGTTCGAACTCGGCCGCTGGGCGATCGACTGTCAGGATTCCGGGCGCACCGCGGGCCTGCGACCCATCCCGGACGCGACCCACGCGATGGCCATGTTCTCCTTTCCCGCAACGGATTTCGATGTCGACTATCGCGACATCGAGGCCCAGAAGCGTCTGCTGCGCGACCGGATGGACGGTATGGGCTGGCTGACCCCGCGCATCCTCGCGCACCTGGACGACACTCCGGACTTCTATTTCGACCAGGTCGCCCAGGTCGTGATGGACCGCTGGTCGGACGGGCGGGTAGCGCTGCTCGGTGATGCCGCGTGCAGTCCGTCGCCGATGTCCGGACAGGGCACCGGCCTCGCGCTGATCGGCGCCTACGTGCTGGCCGGAGAGCTGGCGGCCGCCGGATGGGATCCGGCGGCCGGATTCGCCCGCTACGAGGAGCGGATGCGCCCGTTCGTGGAGGCCAACCAGGAGATCGGCCGGTTGCACGTGCGCAGCCTCGGTATCTACGGGACGGACGAGCCGAGCCCCGATTTCGAGAGTGAGTGGTTCGCCGAACTGGTCGATCGCGCGCTCAACGGCGTCGAACTACCCGACTATGCCGGAGTCCCGGATGCCGGAACGTCGACCGGGCGACCGATCGCCACGTCGAGCACCCACACCACCCCGTAAGGATCACGCAACATCCCATAGGCCGGTGCCCAGCCCGCGGGACCGAGCGGAACCACCACCGCCGATCCCGCGGACAACTTCTCCCAGCAACCGGTGATCTCCTCGACGGTCTCGCCGCGGACGGACACGAAGAACGAATTGTCGCCCCGCGCGTGGGGCACGGTCGGCGGCACGTCGTAGGCCATGACGTGAAAACCGTTGGGGGCGAGGACCTGACCCCAGGTCACCTGGTCGGCGGTGGCCTCGTCCTGGACGTTTCCGGCGTCCCGGTAGGTGACGGCGGTGAGGTCGCCGCCGAAGACGGACCGGTAGAACTCCAGGGCCGCGCGGGCCTCACCACGGAAGTTCAGGTGGGTCGTGGTCGTGACGGACACGGTTGCTCCTTGCTGTCGAATTCGTGTGCCTGACACGAACTACGGTCGCAGCGGAGGCGGACAGATCACGTCCTCGTTCCGGCGGAATCCGGTACGAGATTCACGTCCGGTCCAGCACGAGGTCCGACAGCCGCACCGCGTAGAGCGCGACCAGGACCGCTTCGTCGTGACCGGGTCCGCTGGGCGGCAACTCGGCGCGCAGCGATTCGGCCTCGTCCATCAGATCGAGCAGGGCCGCGCGCAACGCCTCGGGACGCGGTGTGGTGGCGAGGGTCAGGTT
Encoded here:
- a CDS encoding nuclear transport factor 2 family protein, giving the protein MTTDNKTIVQAAWRAFASHDAERIGACFTPDAEWLAPAGNATAVALDAPSHMVGRQAITHFLANEFSRLFVSDVAVEFNGFYAEGDRVIVEETMSATLANGNTYRNDYCFVFELRDGLIHRVREYMDTARGHRDVFGGETAGVIEGASIG
- a CDS encoding nitroreductase family deazaflavin-dependent oxidoreductase — encoded protein: MAGVFATALRVHQWVYEKSDGYVGHRLLFGNPTLLLRTVGRKTGQARTSALTYARDGADYLVTASNGGSSRAPGWLANVKAAPECEIQVGHRRIPVTARATYPDDAEYARRWKLVDEVNKGRYTEYQKLTDRPISVVVLSPR
- a CDS encoding FAD-dependent monooxygenase — encoded protein: MSDVRVLVAGASIAGPALAHWLRRRGAEVTVVERAPELRPGGQAVDARGVTKEVIGRMGLDAAVRAARTETAGAYTVDQDGTVLQTFRADDDGGDGLIAEIEILRGDLSRVLYDDTRDGVEYIFGDRIAELTQDADGVDVTFAGGDRRRFDLVIGADGLHSALRALVFGPRERFLRHLGLVLAFYTVPNEFELGRWAIDCQDSGRTAGLRPIPDATHAMAMFSFPATDFDVDYRDIEAQKRLLRDRMDGMGWLTPRILAHLDDTPDFYFDQVAQVVMDRWSDGRVALLGDAACSPSPMSGQGTGLALIGAYVLAGELAAAGWDPAAGFARYEERMRPFVEANQEIGRLHVRSLGIYGTDEPSPDFESEWFAELVDRALNGVELPDYAGVPDAGTSTGRPIATSSTHTTP
- a CDS encoding VOC family protein; translated protein: MSVTTTTHLNFRGEARAALEFYRSVFGGDLTAVTYRDAGNVQDEATADQVTWGQVLAPNGFHVMAYDVPPTVPHARGDNSFFVSVRGETVEEITGCWEKLSAGSAVVVPLGPAGWAPAYGMLRDPYGVVWVLDVAIGRPVDVPASGTPA